The bacterium genome includes a region encoding these proteins:
- a CDS encoding ABC transporter permease subunit yields the protein MPFFLSGITRSPFPQEDGADCCAQAKFPRKPLPQRPCARPRLPHTIRPMTNRAATALFILWVAALALILAPLALGLGGSTQIEGPGLDGGRILELAGNSILMSLGAVALALVLAVPIGLTTARLMPPKRALLLLTFAMAPLFIPPPVVAIACARLFGPAGLLTDLITGGQPSFAVSARAPAGAPKVPGAPIYSIPGGSFSLAIALFPLAVLAIHAALRRANPEAESAALLEARPGRVLRAVTLPLAAGGIAAGASLVFLFAITEFGVPETLRSLPVLVSEIYVQFGVYYDTRSALMAALTIVGLGAGGFALAAVILRATGLGDIDHGDSSNADATRLPGLLSLKAAGWVLGIVPAVGIVAVLIATATGPQGHLAVWRDTLKTAHEELLFTLGLGVGMAILTAAVGAVLGAALWTRRRPIGWRLLVAAPLIMPGPVLGIGASILLHRPPGSLPLRLDDALASLAGTLVPLMAIWVLRYAPVVALIVEGLLRSMPAAWTEQTRLDGASFFEWWGSVAWPVCWPGVIGGMLAALALSLGEVGAAVLLLPPGPTTLGVRLATLMHYAPTGQVSALSVMTLLPGLLAYAGAVGIVVAAKGKQADKVH from the coding sequence TTGCCATTCTTTTTATCCGGCATTACTCGGTCTCCCTTCCCACAAGAAGACGGGGCAGATTGTTGTGCTCAAGCGAAATTCCCTCGCAAGCCGCTTCCCCAGAGGCCTTGCGCTCGTCCGCGCCTTCCCCACACCATTCGACCCATGACGAATCGAGCCGCCACAGCTCTCTTTATTCTCTGGGTCGCCGCGCTGGCGCTGATCCTGGCGCCGTTGGCCCTCGGGTTGGGCGGCAGCACCCAGATCGAAGGCCCGGGCCTCGACGGCGGCCGGATCCTCGAGCTCGCCGGCAACAGCATCCTCATGAGCCTCGGCGCCGTTGCGCTGGCACTCGTTCTCGCCGTGCCGATCGGCCTGACCACGGCGCGGCTGATGCCGCCGAAGCGCGCCCTGCTGCTCCTTACCTTTGCCATGGCGCCGCTATTCATTCCTCCGCCCGTGGTCGCGATCGCCTGCGCACGGCTGTTCGGCCCGGCGGGGCTGCTGACAGACCTGATCACCGGCGGCCAGCCCTCCTTTGCGGTCTCGGCCCGAGCGCCCGCGGGCGCGCCGAAAGTCCCCGGCGCTCCCATCTACTCCATCCCGGGTGGCTCCTTCTCGCTGGCAATCGCCCTCTTTCCGCTGGCGGTCCTAGCGATCCACGCCGCGCTGCGCCGCGCAAACCCCGAAGCCGAGTCCGCTGCGCTCCTTGAAGCCCGACCCGGCCGCGTTCTGCGCGCCGTGACGCTTCCCCTGGCCGCTGGAGGAATCGCCGCGGGCGCCAGCCTCGTCTTTCTGTTCGCGATCACCGAATTCGGCGTGCCGGAAACCCTCCGCAGCCTCCCCGTACTCGTCTCCGAGATCTACGTGCAGTTCGGCGTCTACTACGACACGCGATCTGCGCTGATGGCGGCGCTGACCATCGTTGGGCTGGGCGCCGGCGGGTTTGCGCTCGCCGCCGTGATTCTTCGCGCGACGGGTCTCGGAGATATCGATCATGGCGACTCCAGCAATGCCGACGCGACCCGACTGCCCGGATTGCTGAGCCTGAAGGCCGCCGGCTGGGTGCTGGGCATCGTGCCGGCCGTTGGGATCGTTGCCGTGCTGATCGCCACCGCCACCGGGCCGCAGGGCCACCTCGCCGTCTGGCGCGACACCCTCAAGACCGCGCACGAGGAACTCCTTTTCACCCTCGGCCTCGGGGTCGGAATGGCCATCCTGACCGCCGCCGTTGGAGCCGTGCTCGGCGCCGCCCTCTGGACGCGCCGCCGTCCGATAGGATGGCGACTGCTGGTCGCCGCGCCGCTGATCATGCCCGGACCGGTTCTCGGCATCGGAGCCAGCATCTTGCTGCATCGCCCGCCGGGTTCGCTGCCGCTGCGGCTGGACGACGCACTGGCATCGCTCGCCGGAACGCTCGTGCCCCTGATGGCCATTTGGGTGCTGCGCTACGCGCCGGTTGTCGCGCTGATTGTCGAAGGCCTCCTGCGATCCATGCCGGCCGCCTGGACCGAACAGACCCGCCTGGACGGCGCGAGCTTCTTCGAATGGTGGGGGAGCGTTGCGTGGCCCGTTTGCTGGCCCGGAGTGATTGGTGGGATGCTCGCCGCACTCGCCCTCAGCCTCGGCGAAGTCGGCGCCGCCGTGCTCTTGCTCCCGCCCGGCCCGACGACTCTCGGCGTACGGCTGGCGACGCTGATGCACTACGCCCCCACCGGCCAGGTCAGCGCCCTCAGCGTCATGACCCTCCTCCCAGGCCTGCTGGCCTACGCGGGGGCCGTGGGAATTGTGGTGGCGGCAAAGGGCAAGCAGGCTGATAAGGTCCATTGA